The Arctopsyche grandis isolate Sample6627 chromosome 7, ASM5162203v2, whole genome shotgun sequence genome includes a window with the following:
- the iPLA2-VIA gene encoding calcium-independent phospholipase A2 VIA, whose protein sequence is MFRSDPGNTTVIAIQTKKYQQKRVICRENGVMLYGPMPGIPTNDIPYHVVLLQPVSKSTDSAYSLFRCNELNQTKAIFEAVKETVPYFVSVTKKYDIKLIQEICDLMRKNPMWSLAHLIVKMNKMTLLEDPAVQCHINDQDFEGGMTPIMLAITNKNLPMVKALVSLDCSLNILCAGSSVLHYAASNDKNILKYLLTINDGKIWLNSRNNIGLTPLHCACQSEEDECLQILLDAGAVLSAPGNMVKENLTSPLHVCKSSAVLESLILNGCDVNDINEFGETPLHLMVRNSNYDCTIALLSNGANPSADDINGNTPLHDAVKVGDIRIVKALIVFGAEINFMDKKGYTPRHYIDIRKENSAKLLHILHAVGAKRCQPDLHGCEDFCSSSGTNNGAMTPTDGAHPAKNPLEHMLTVAGMERAAIEKRKITGGRLLCLDGGGVRGLILIQMLSEFEILAGRSIIDCFDWVAGTSAGGILALALSTGRSLSECRRLFFKFKNEAFKGDRPYTSDSIEKLFKEYFTEDTLFSSIKHPKLLITSVKTDRYPLCLHIFRNYTSPVDILNFGGESSSHIPKKHIWELARCTSAAPTYFNSYKSFLDGGLIANNPTLDALTDMLEYSLALRAIGQSDTTDFATIVLSCGTGLVPYTKIENSLFDTNWSSSGILGKALIVASRIKHLGNLIVELIAGSDGRLVDRARSWCSTAGVPYYRFNPPISANVPLDETSNDIIVDILWETKAYMYKNSVLSREVVDCLLRDSN, encoded by the exons ATGTTTCGATCAG ATCCCGGCAACACGACCGTTATCGCCATACAGACCAAGAAGTATCAACAAAAAAGGGTGATATGTAGAGAAAATGGTGTGATGCTCTACGGACCTATGCCGGGTATACCGACGAATGATATCCCCTATCATGTTGTATTGCTACAACCTGTTTCGAAAAGCACTGATTCTGCATATAG TTTGTTTCGGTGCAATGAACTCAATCAAACCAAAGCTATATTCGAAGCGGTCAAAGAAACTGTTCCGTACTTTGTAAGCGTTACTAAAAAG TATGACATTAAGCTTATTCAAGAAATATGCGATTTAATGCGCAAAAATCCAATGTGGTCTTTGGCTCATCTCATCGTTAAGATGAATAAAATGACTCTACTAGAAGATCCCGCCGTACAATGCCATATAAACGATCAAGATTTCGAAGGTGGAATGACACCGATTATG TTGGCaattacaaacaaaaatttACCGATGGTTAAGGCTTTGGTTTCGCTCGATTGCTCGCTCAATATATTATGTGCTGGAAGTTCAGTTTTGCACTACGCCGCGTCCAATGATAAAAACATTCTCAAA TACTTGCTAACAATAAATGACGGCAAAATATGGCTAAACAGTCGCAATAATATTGGATTAACACCGTTGCATTGTGCTTGCCAGTCGGAAGAAGATGAATGCTTACAAATCCTGTTGGATGCTGGAGCAGTACTTTCAG CTCCGGGTAATATGGTAAAAGAAAATTTGACATCTCCTCTGCACGTGTGCAAATCGAGTGCCGTTTTAGAAAGTCTAATCCTCAACGGATGTGACGTAAACGATATCAATGAATTTGGTGAAACGCCTCTACACCTGATGGTTCGCAATTCCAATTACGATTGCACAATTGCGCTTCTGTCCAACGGTGCTAATCCATCGGCTGACGATATCAACGGCAACACTCCATTGCACGACGCCGTTAAAGTCGGCGACATTAGAATTGTCAAGGCTCTCATCGTGTTCGGagctgaaataaattttatggaTAAAAAAGGCTATACGCCAAGACATTACATAGACATCCGAAAGGAAAACTCAGCCAAGTTGCTGCACATTTTACACGCCGTCGGAGCGAAAAG GTGCCAACCAGACTTGCATGGCTGTGAAGATTTTTGTTCCAGCAGTGGTACAAATAATGGTGCGATGACTCCGACTGATGGGGCTCATCCAGCTAAGAATCCACTGGAACACATGTTGACTGTTGCCGGTATGGAAAGAGCTGCTATTGAAAAGCGGAAAATAACCGGTGGAAG attattgTGTTTGGATGGAGGCGGTGTTCGTGGTTTGATTCTCATCCAGATGTTGTCGGAGTTTGAAATATTAGCAGGTCGGTCTATAATCGACTGTTTCGATTGGGTCGCTGGTACCAGTGCCGGTGGAATATTAGCTTTAGCATTGTCAACCGGAAGAAGTCTGTCAGAGTGTCGacgtttatttttcaaattcaaaaatgaagctttcaAAGGCGACCGACCGTACACTTCGGACAgcattgaaaaattattcaagGAATATTTCA CTGAAGATACGCTATTTTCAAGCATTAAACATCCGAAACTATTGATCACTAGTGTGAAGACTGACCGATATCCGCTGTGTCTTCATATTTTCAGAAATTATACTTCACCTGTAGACATATTGAATTTCG GTGGAGAGTCATCTTCGCACATACCAAAGAAACACATATGGGAACTAGCTCGGTGCACTTCGGCAGCAcctacttattttaattcctacAAAAGCTTTTTAGACGGTGGATTAATAGCAAATAATCCTACTTTGGATGCACTCACGGATATGCTGGAATATAGTTTAGCACTACGTGCCATCGGACAAAGCGATACTACTGACTTTGCAACGATAGTTTTGAGCTGCGGAACAG GTTTAGTTCCGTacacaaaaattgaaaatagtctttttgatacaaattggtCATCGTCTGGAATTTTAGGGAAAGCTTTAATTGTTGCCTCTCGTATAAAACACTTAGGAAATCTAATTGTAGAATTA ATTGCTGGATCTGATGGTAGATTGGTAGATAGAGCGAGATCCTGGTGTTCTACAGCTGGAGTTCCATATTACAGATTCAATCCTCCGATATCGGCAAACGTACCGCTGGATGAGACTTCAAACGACATCATCGTAGACATTCTGTGGGAAACGaaggcatatatgtacaaaaattctgTCTTGTCACGGGAAGTCGTAGATTGCTTGTTACGTGATTCGAATTAG
- the ND-24 gene encoding NADH dehydrogenase ubiquinone gives MLRGVLGLRALLGAPRLLSGASSTTLAPREVTIRQLQTSAIHHHDSLFVHRDSPEDNADLVFEFTKDNLKRVDAILAIYPEGHKRAAMIPLLDLAQRQHGWLPISAMHKVAEILHLPKMRVYEVATFYTMFIRKPIGKYHIQVCTTTPCWLQGSDTILQCIKDKLKCEVGQNSPCGTFHLSEVECLGACVNAPMMQVNDDYYEDLKPEDVVEILDALKAGNQPAPGPRNGRFAAEPLGKLTSLTAEPPGPGYKIQKALE, from the exons ATGTTGCGGGGCGTTTTAGGGCTGCGGGCTCTTCTGGGGGCGCCTCGGCTGCTCTCAGGAGCCTCTTCGACAACTCTTGCACCT AGAGAAGTCACAATAAGGCAGTTGCAAACATCAGCTATTCACCATCACGATAGTTTGTTCGTTCATCGAGACTCGCCTGAAGATAATGCGGATCTGGTGTTTGAATTCACAAAAGACAATCTAaag cGCGTTGACGCAATCTTGGCCATATATCCTGAAGGACACAAACGAGCGGCTATGATTCCACTTTTGGATTTAGCTCAAAGGCAGCACGGCTGGTTGCCGATTTCAGCCATGCACAAAGTAGCCGAAATTCTCCACCTGCCCAAAATGAGGGTATACGAAGTGGCTACATTCTATACCATGTTCATAAG GAAGCCGATTGGAAAGTATCACATTCAAGTATGCACGACTACTCCGTGCTGGTTGCAAGGATCTGATACTATTTTGCAATGCATCAAAGACAAGCTCAAATGTGAAGTCGGTCAGAACAGTCCGTGTGGCACTTTCCATCTATCTGAAGTAGAATGCTTGGGGGCTTGTGTCAACGCTCCGATGATGCAAGTAAACGACGATTATTAT GAGGACTTGAAACCCGAAGATGTTGTAGAAATTTTAGATGCTTTAAAGGCTGGAAATCAACCTGCTCCGGGCCCTAG GAACGGAAGGTTTGCAGCTGAACCGCTCGGAAAATTAACATCTCTGACGGCTGAGCCGCCAGGACCTGGTTACAAAATACAAAAGGCTCTTGAATAA